DNA sequence from the bacterium genome:
ATCGGCGTGCTGCGCATTCTCCTCGTGCTCGCTGTGGTCTTCGCGCTGGTCCGGCCGCTCGGCGCCTACATGGCCCGCGTCTACATGAACGAACGGACCATGTTCGACCCGATCCTCCGTCCGCTGGAGCGGCTCTTCTACCGGTGGTCGGGCGTGGACCCCGACGAGGACATGTCGTGGCAGACGTATTCGATCGCGATCCTGCTGTTTACGTTCGCCGGCATGCTGCTCCTCTACGCGTTTCAGCGGCTGCAGGCCGTCCTGCCGTTCAATCCCATGAAGATGCCCGCCGTCTCCCCGGATCTCTCGCTCAATACCGCGGTCTCGTTCGCCACCAACACGAACTGGCAGAACTACGGCGGCGAGACGACCCTGGGGTACTTCGTGCAGATGGCGGGCCTCACGGTCAAGAACTTCGTCTCGGCCGCGGCCGGGCTCGCGGTGATGGTCGCCCTCTTCCGCGGCCTGACGCGCCGGCCTGCCCCCCAGTCCGCGCCGGGGGGCGCCGGGGGGTCGGCGCGGGCGATCGGAAACTTCTGGGTCGATCTCGTCCGGAGCAGCCTGTACATCCTGCTGCCGCTGTCGGTGGTGCTGGCGCTGCTGCTGGCGTCCCAGGGCGTCGTCGCGACCCTTTCGCCCTACAAGACCGCGACGCTCCTCGAGCCGGTGTCGTACGACGAGCCGGTCACCGACGCGAACGGGAAGCCGGTGCTCGACGCGCAGGGCCACCAGAAGACCAAGCCGGTGATGGTGACCGAGCAGGTGATCGCGGTCGGGCCGGCAGCGTCCCAGATCGCCATCAAGCAGCTCGGCACCAACGGCGGCGGCTTCTTCAACACGAACTCCTCGCACCCGTTCGAGAATCCAACCCCGTTTTCGGGCTTTCTCGAGTTGATCTCAATCCTGCTGTTGCCGGCCGCCGTCTGCTACACGTTCGGCAAGATGGTCGGCGACACGCGGCAGGGCTGGGCGATCCTCGCGGCGATGACGCTGATGTTCCTGCCGCTGCTCGTAGTAACCGAGTGGGCCGAGCAGGCCGGCAACCCGCTGATCGCGCATCTCGGGGTCGACCAACGGGCCGGCCCCGAGCAGCCCGGCGGCAACATGGAAGGCAAGGAGGTCCGGTTCGGGATCGCCGACTCCGCGCTGTGGGCGACCTCGACCACGGCCACCTCGAACGGCTCGGTCGACTCGATGCACGACTCGTACACGCCGCTCGGCGGCGCAGTACCGCTGATCATGATGCATCTCGGCGAGGTCGTGTACGGCGGCATCGGCGTCGGCCTGTACGACATGCTGATCGTCGTGATCCTCGCCGGGTTCGTCGCGGGGCTGATGGTGGGGCGCACGCCGGAGTATCTCGGCAAGAAGATCGAAGCCTTCGAGATGAAGATGGCGGCGGTCGTCGTGCTCGTCATGCCGACGATCGTGCTGATCGGCACGGCGCTCGCGGTGGCCACGCCCGCCGGCCGGGCCGGCGCCTCCAACCCAGGGCCGCACGGGTACAGCGAGATTCTCTACGCCTTCACCTCGATGGGCAACAACAACGGCAGCGCGTTCGCCGGCATCAACAGCAACACCCCGTTCTACAACGACGTGGGCGCCGTCGTGCTGTGGCTGGGGCGGTTTTGGGAGATCGTGCCGGTACTGGCGATCGCGGGCTCGATGGCCGCGAAGAAGATCGTGCCGGTCAGTCCCGGGACGCTGCCCACCCATACCGGTCAGTTCGTTGTTTGGCTTGCCGCCGTCACCGTGATCATCGGCGCCCTGAGCTTCCTGCCGGCGCTCGCGCTGGGGCCGATCGTCGAGCACTTCCTGCTCCAGGCCGGCACGGTGTTCAAGTGATGAGCGCGCAGAGCGCCCCGGTAGAAAACGAATTCGCGCGGACCGCGATGTTGTGGCGCACCGCGATTCGGGACTCCTTCCTGCGGCTCGACCCCCGGCAGCAGGTCCGCAATCCGGTGATGTTCGTCGTCGAGGTCACGGGCATCCTGACGACGATCCTGTTCTTCCAGGCCCTCTTCGGCCGGGGCGAGGCGCCGGCGCCGTTCATCGGCAGCGTGTCCGCCTGGCTGTGGTTCACCGTGGTGTTCGCGAACTTTGCCGAGGCGCTGGCCGAGGGCCGCGGCAAGGCGCAGGCGGAGGCCCTTCGGCGGGCCCGCCGCGATACGCCGGCCAAACGGCTCAAGCGGCCGGAGCGCGGGGCGCCCTACGAGACGGTCTCCTCCACGACGCTCCGCAAAGGGGACGTGGTGCTCGTCGAGACCGGCGACATCATCCCGGGCGACGGCGAGGTCATCCAGGGCATCGCGTCCGTGGACGAGAGCGCGGTGACAGGGGAGAGCGCGCCGGTGATCCGCGAGTCCGGCGGGGACCGGAGCGCCGTCACGGGGAGCACGCGGGTGTTGTCCGACTGGCTCCTCGTGCGCATCACGGCGAACCCCGGCGAGGGTTTTATCGACCGGATGATCGCCCTCATCGAAGGGGCGCGGCGCCAAAAGACGCCCAATGAAATCGCCCTCAACATCCTCCTGGCGGGGTTTACCATCCTGTTCCTCGTCGTCTGCGCCACCCTGCTGCCGTACTCGATCTACAGCGTCGGCGCGGCCGGCCGCGGCACGCCGGTGACGATCACCGTGCTGGTGGCGCTCCTCGTCTGTCTCATTCCGACGACGATCGGCGGCCTCCTGAGCGCGATCGGCATCGCCGGGATGGACCGCATGATCAGGCGGAACGTCATCGCCCTGTCCGGACGCGCGGTCGAGGCGGCGGGCGACGTCGATGTGCTCCTGCTCGACAAGACCGGCACGATCACGCTCGGCAACCGGCAGGCCGTCGAGTTCATTCCGGTCGATCACGCGAACGCGGAGGACCTCGCCGAAACCGCGCAACTCGCCTCGCTCGCCGACGAGACCCCCGAAGGCCGGAGCTGCGTGGTGCTGGCGAAGGACCAGTACGGCCTGCGCGGCCGCACGGTCGGCACCGGCCCGGACGCGCCGCAGGGCGCGCGGTTCGTGCCGTTTACGGCGCAGACGCGGATGAGCGGCGTCGACATGGACGGCCTGGTGGTCCGGAAGGGCGCGCCCGATGCGATCGTCGAGCACGTGCGATCGCTGGGCGGCGGCGTGCCCCCGGATCTCAACACGGTCGTGGAACGGATCGCGCGGTCCGGCGGCACGCCGCTTGCCGTCTCGCGCAACGACAAGATCCTCGGAGTCATCCATCTCAAGGACATCGTCAAAGGCGGCATCAAGGAGCGATTCATCCAGCTGCGGCGGATGGGTATCCGGACCGTGATGATCACCGGCGACAACCCGCTGACCGCGGCCGCGATCGCCGCCGAGGCCGGCGTCGACGATTTCCTCGCCCGGGCGAAGCCGGAGGACAAGCTCCGCCTGATCCGCGAGCAGCAGGCGGGCGGCCGGCTCGTCGCCATGACGGGCGACGGCACCAACGACGCACCCGCCCTGGCCCAGGCCGACGTGGCGGTGGCCATGAACACCGGCACCCAGCCCGCCCGCGAGGCCGCGAACATGATCGACCTCGACAGCAACCCCACCAAACTCATCGAGGTCGTCGAAATTGGCAAGCAGCTGCTGATGACGCGCGGGGCGCTCACCACGTTCAGCATCGCCAACGACGTCGCCAAATACTTCGCGATCATTCCCGCCGCCTTCGCCTCGACGTATCCGGCGCTCGGGGCGCTCAACTTCATGCGCCTCGCCACCCCGCAAAGCGCCATCTCGTCCGCGGTGATCTTCAACGCGCTCATCATCATCGCGCTGATTCCGCTGGCGCTGCGCGGCGTGCAGTACCGGCCGGCGGGCGCGGCCCGGATCCTGCGCGACAACCTCCTGGTCTACGGGCTAGGCGGGGTCATCGCCCCGTTTATCGGGATCAAGCTGATCGACATGATCCTCGGCGTGCTGGGCCTGCGGTAGAAGGGAGCATGAGCGCATGAGGCGGCAGGTGTACCGGTCGGTTATGATGACGGTGCTCTCCACGATCGTGTTCGGCCTGCTCTACCCACTGGCGATGACCGGCCTGGCCCAGGTGCTGTTCCCGCGGCAGGCGAACGGCAGCCTCATCGTCGAGGGGGGCCGCGTGGTCGGCTCGACGCTGATCGGCCAGCCGTTTTCCGACCCCAAGTACTTCTGGGGACGGCCGTCGGCGACGTCGCCGTTCCCGGACAACGCCGCGGCATCGAGCGGCTCGAACCTGGGGCCGACCAACCAGGCGCTGCTCGACGCGGTGAAGCAGCGCATCGACGACCTCCGGAAGGCGGATCCCGGC
Encoded proteins:
- the kdpA gene encoding potassium-transporting ATPase subunit KdpA → MTTIGVLRILLVLAVVFALVRPLGAYMARVYMNERTMFDPILRPLERLFYRWSGVDPDEDMSWQTYSIAILLFTFAGMLLLYAFQRLQAVLPFNPMKMPAVSPDLSLNTAVSFATNTNWQNYGGETTLGYFVQMAGLTVKNFVSAAAGLAVMVALFRGLTRRPAPQSAPGGAGGSARAIGNFWVDLVRSSLYILLPLSVVLALLLASQGVVATLSPYKTATLLEPVSYDEPVTDANGKPVLDAQGHQKTKPVMVTEQVIAVGPAASQIAIKQLGTNGGGFFNTNSSHPFENPTPFSGFLELISILLLPAAVCYTFGKMVGDTRQGWAILAAMTLMFLPLLVVTEWAEQAGNPLIAHLGVDQRAGPEQPGGNMEGKEVRFGIADSALWATSTTATSNGSVDSMHDSYTPLGGAVPLIMMHLGEVVYGGIGVGLYDMLIVVILAGFVAGLMVGRTPEYLGKKIEAFEMKMAAVVVLVMPTIVLIGTALAVATPAGRAGASNPGPHGYSEILYAFTSMGNNNGSAFAGINSNTPFYNDVGAVVLWLGRFWEIVPVLAIAGSMAAKKIVPVSPGTLPTHTGQFVVWLAAVTVIIGALSFLPALALGPIVEHFLLQAGTVFK
- the kdpB gene encoding potassium-transporting ATPase subunit KdpB, with the translated sequence MLWRTAIRDSFLRLDPRQQVRNPVMFVVEVTGILTTILFFQALFGRGEAPAPFIGSVSAWLWFTVVFANFAEALAEGRGKAQAEALRRARRDTPAKRLKRPERGAPYETVSSTTLRKGDVVLVETGDIIPGDGEVIQGIASVDESAVTGESAPVIRESGGDRSAVTGSTRVLSDWLLVRITANPGEGFIDRMIALIEGARRQKTPNEIALNILLAGFTILFLVVCATLLPYSIYSVGAAGRGTPVTITVLVALLVCLIPTTIGGLLSAIGIAGMDRMIRRNVIALSGRAVEAAGDVDVLLLDKTGTITLGNRQAVEFIPVDHANAEDLAETAQLASLADETPEGRSCVVLAKDQYGLRGRTVGTGPDAPQGARFVPFTAQTRMSGVDMDGLVVRKGAPDAIVEHVRSLGGGVPPDLNTVVERIARSGGTPLAVSRNDKILGVIHLKDIVKGGIKERFIQLRRMGIRTVMITGDNPLTAAAIAAEAGVDDFLARAKPEDKLRLIREQQAGGRLVAMTGDGTNDAPALAQADVAVAMNTGTQPAREAANMIDLDSNPTKLIEVVEIGKQLLMTRGALTTFSIANDVAKYFAIIPAAFASTYPALGALNFMRLATPQSAISSAVIFNALIIIALIPLALRGVQYRPAGAARILRDNLLVYGLGGVIAPFIGIKLIDMILGVLGLR
- the kdpC gene encoding potassium-transporting ATPase subunit KdpC, whose protein sequence is MRRQVYRSVMMTVLSTIVFGLLYPLAMTGLAQVLFPRQANGSLIVEGGRVVGSTLIGQPFSDPKYFWGRPSATSPFPDNAAASSGSNLGPTNQALLDAVKQRIDDLRKADPGNTAPVPVDLVTASASGLDPDISPAAAQYQAARVARVRHMPLDTVDRLIRQHTAGRQFGVLGEPRVNVLELNQGLDRMR